The Candidatus Methylomirabilis sp. genomic sequence CCGCGGCGGCCGCGCCGCTTCGGATCGGGTACTCCATCTGGGTGGGGTACGGACCCCTCTTCCTGGCCAAGGAGAAGGGCTACTACGGCAAGACCGAGGTCCAGCTCACGAACGTGGAAGACCCCAAGCAGCGCTTCACGGCGCTGGCGGCGGGGCAGCTCGACGGACTCGTCTCCACCATAGACACCATGGTCCTCTATTTAAAGACAGGCAAGGAGTACCAGTACGTCCTGGCCCTGGACGACAGCAACGGTGGCGACGGCGTCGTGGCGAACCGGAACATCAAGGCGGTCAAGGACCTGAAGGGGAAGAAGGTGGCCTTCGCCGAGGGCTCCGTCTCCCACTTCTTTCTCAGCGTCCTGCTGAAGCAGGCCGGCCTGAAGCAGGCGGACATCGAGTCGGTGAACATGACGGCCGGGGATGCCGGGGCCGCCTTCGTGGCAGGCAAGGTGGATGCGGCGGTGACCTGGGAGCCGTGGCTGACCAAGGGG encodes the following:
- a CDS encoding ABC transporter substrate-binding protein, with product MKRWAAGGVALLAIVILATTAAAAPLRIGYSIWVGYGPLFLAKEKGYYGKTEVQLTNVEDPKQRFTALAAGQLDGLVSTIDTMVLYLKTGKEYQYVLALDDSNGGDGVVANRNIKAVKDLKGKKVAFAEGSVSHFFLSVLLKQAGLKQADIESVNMTAGDAGAAFVAGKVDAAVTWEPWLTKG